The stretch of DNA AACATATGCACCACTAACACaccaaatttcacatttaataatatgtgtaattgttttttttttcatacatgTAAATCTTCAATACATATAAGAAGGAATTGGGGATTAAACATGTGACTTACATGCTTACATAAATCGACCGCGAATTTCCTTCCTGTATGAGTACATAAAAGCTTGtaatatataagaaattaaaattaaaattattttaacttgTAATTAACTTCTAAACTAAATAATCATCAACTGAAATACTCAAAGCTTCTTCACTAATTCCGCTCCCTTCTCGCGACGAACAACACGGCGTCTCCGCCCACCGGAAAATCTCTTCCGCCGCCTCGCCGCCACCCCATCTATTCTCTACTCCGCCACTTAACTCCACCGCCTGCGGCGGTTGCAGTAGGAGGCGTTGATGCGCGTCCACGGCCATGCCGGCGTCGGAGGCCACCTTTTGCACCGACCGCGGCGACATCCCCCGGCCGACGCCGGCCGGCGGCATCAGCGCCGGAAAATTCAGCTTGTCCAACGACGCCGTTTCTCTCAGGCAAACGGACGCGATATCGTGCGCCACCGCCGCGGCCTCCGGGGTGGCGTAGGTTCCCAGCCAAAGGCGGTCCTGGGTGCCCGGAACCCTTATCTCCGACACCCATTTTCCCCATTTCCGGCGGCGAACGCCTCTGTATCTCCTCTGCGACTCTTCCCCTCCGGCACTGCTCATTTCCGCCTCGTAATCTAAATCAAATTGGTCAAACTATTGTTAACTTAGTAATTACAatattacaagttcgactctgaAAAAATCGTCTATTGACTTTATTAATTTAAGTCAATCAGTTATAAACAACTAGGCTACTGATTTATCTTCTTGTGGTTGACTTCGCCGATCAGTTATAGATAACTAAGCTGATTTATCTCTTTGTCGTTTGTTGTCTTTGATCACGAAATTGAATTTACTCCGTCCGCACCTTCAAATAGTGATTACCAATTTTCTCGCCCGTACAAAACGAAAAGAAAACCTAAAAGTGCCGGAAAAAGCTTAATGGAATGGAGAATGATGATGGAGTGGCTATAGTAAAGTCTAACTGGATTTATGGCTATTTATAGGTTGAAGATTGAGAAAGTCAAATAGGCCTAGTTGCAAGAAAAATGTGGCGATGGGAGAAAAATggataaaataaattaaggttTGACCTTTGACAACATTAGAGCATGGCCAAGAAAGACAAAGACTTTTTCTGATTTGTCATGTTCAAGGTGGTGGGCTCTGGATGCCGGTTTGTGACGTCATTTAGTATGTCATCACATGAAGACTTTAGATAGTCAAAGAAGACAACCTAGTAATAGTAGTTTTCAATCCATTTCAGGGGGCAAAGGCCAAATATGCGACTTGcaattcattgacattaatttgTGGCTCTTGTTTCACTTTAGAGATATTTGACATTACTCCAAACAACCTTGTAGTAGTAAGTAGTTTTCAACTTTTCATTAATCCTTGTACTTTATTGTCGCTTTTAATAGTACGATGGAAGTTCGAATTTCAGAATACGATTTAGAATTGAACTCTTCAAGTTAGATTATGATTGGGGTTGGGGTCATTATGCGCATAAGCGTAAATAGTTGGATGTGTGCTTCAACATTGCGCACGTCGATTTAATTTGCCTCCTCATGGACCTAGAAATAAATAGGTTCATGGGGTTCAAAATACAATTCAACGAAGATGAAAACCTAGATCATCAAAAGATTGACACTGATATCTTATGTATTTCACACAATTATGTGTTCTGTATGTGGTATAATTTATGAATTGGCTAGAATTGTCGAAAAGTATCAACATGCATGTAGCAAAAATTTGATAGTCgtgcaataaatgtaaaaagaaaaattgataaTCATATCAATGACTAAATACATCAGATGTACAATAATTTGTTGATCTGAAGTGAAGAAAAACTCTTATTTGAATTGTGCTGGATAATGTTTCTAAAGCATTTGATGCAACCATACATACTATAAATCATGTATAATACTAGAATCGTTGGTACTTATCTAAaccactaatatatatatatatatatatatatatatatatatataccattatttatttctttctttttgttaagTATAGGAACACCAGAGTAAAAAGTATACATCGAAGTCTTTCAAAAGGTCAAGGCATTTCATATAcgataaaatattattattactttattaatataatataaagaaaatagaGTATATAACATagcagaaattatattacactatcacttaatttttatctttttatgtgttttgctttttctttttttttttctttatttatttatttataaatatttactaTAACTctacttaattatttattgaagTGATGAGATCAATCAagtaaagtaattaataaatataaataagtttttataatttgtttattttaattattatatatagagattgagAGCCAGGTCATAAAAAACGTGTTGACACCAGTTGGtcaattttactattttagtgCACgtgttttattaaattttcaaaggaaaacacactgtagaaatataaaatatttcatcTTATTCCATTTTATCTGTATTATACTTACTATTTATTTGTCAAATtaattcttcttctttgtttattttctttaatgtttgctcatttttatttttttataaacatataaattttgtatactaaaaCTAAACTTAATagtataaaaatttgaattaaaaataactttcagtcaagtctcgtcaATCAAaacagacacataaaatgagacggaatgaataattttttattgtttaaaaacTGTTAAATGtaactttaatcaaattttcaacttaatCTAAGTGTgcgtgcgcgcgcgcgcgcacacacacacatatatatgtgtgtgtgtgtgtgtgtatatatatatatatatatatttgaagcACTAATAATTCTTTACAAAGTAATATATGTTCTAATTGGTCTGGTGTGACTATGTCGTGTTAGAGTTAAACTTGCATCCCTTTCAAGAGTGCGAATAGTTTAACTAAGAGCCTGAGTGGTAGAAAGCGTCAATGCGTAAACAAAGCCTTTATATAATTCAAATGAGAGAGGAATAAACAAAttgtataattcaaataatCTCAAAGGGACCAAAAAAAAGGTGGAAGAGTCACAACTGAGTAAATCATGATTCTCATATCAGTTACCTGTTagattattgttaatattatatcGGTAGATTCAATTGCACATTGTCTGCCTAATGCAATAGGCTACCTCTCATATGTGATTTCGAGCTATCTCGCTTAGCTAGGGTTCGTTTGGAAACttaaaaaatgacttttaaaagtcattttctaaattttcatgtttgaatattcaaataaaatagagttaaagaaaaatatttattttgaataatgaaaaaatgtcaaatttgacgaaaatgtatttttttacattttttgttgggagaaattctttattttcgtttctctctcttctttctcaTCTCTCTTCAAAATAGTTTATGAATTATCATTACCACTTATTATTGTTACGTTATAATACattgtatattaattttctagaaaatgaactaaacaaataaaatgcAATATCTTAACTTTCACCCAaacataaacaaataattttataacttcCATCCAAACActgacaaattaaaatatttttaaaaaatgattaattttttttagaaattatttttcacaAATATTTGTCAAAGGGTAGATTTTGACATAACAAACATTGATTGACTGGTGTTGAAtcttttaaaatgaaattttagtttatttttaatacaattttcttctataatattgaaattttagtattttttaactCAACAATTATGGATAATTAGTAAATAAATGAATGAACAATACAATCTTACAATTTACGTTGAATCTGaattagttttataataataaaaatgtctAGTGTTATAGGTTGTATCTGAATTAATTTATGAAGGTGCTACCGACGTGCAGTTATAAATAGACGGAAAAAGGAGGTGTTTGACTGTTTGAGGGGGTCAAATGACGGTGGGGGTTAAAATCAACGTGACGTCATTGGTCGGTGCGCACATTTAATGTAGTTCCCACAATTGGACACTTCAATTCCTATTCCTATTTTGACACTTTCCAGATTTTATGTAAGCAaataaagattttgttttttgttttgtttttgttattgtttttttttttgccctgACAAACGATTTGTCGGGTCGGGCGTGGGGCCCATTGAAGTGGGATTCAATTTTGGTAGAAGATATTACATGACATTTGGTTGAAATGagaaaattaaaggagaaaaatagagtgagaatttaaattacattatttgataaacataaatagaataTAGAATATTAAGAATTATAAAGAAAGACGTGGATAAAAGCTAAAAAGCTCTtgtagatgatgatgatgatggtaaaATAGTAATTCACattggaattacaattctcaCCAATCAAaacatgaaattacaattttatgaaatttagtagaaatgaaattacaatttaatcataccaaacaccccattagAGTTCAAAAGAGTAAAGTTATACAATCAGCGATAGAAAGTGGATGAATTTTATCTCAAGAGACACCAAACTCATGAATACTCAACTGCAAGTTAAGTTATGAAAGTTTG from Ipomoea triloba cultivar NCNSP0323 chromosome 7, ASM357664v1 encodes:
- the LOC116025225 gene encoding ethylene-responsive transcription factor ERF019-like, with the translated sequence MSSAGGEESQRRYRGVRRRKWGKWVSEIRVPGTQDRLWLGTYATPEAAAVAHDIASVCLRETASLDKLNFPALMPPAGVGRGMSPRSVQKVASDAGMAVDAHQRLLLQPPQAVELSGGVENRWGGGEAAEEIFRWAETPCCSSREGSGISEEALSISVDDYLV